Genomic window (Emcibacter sp. SYSU 3D8):
TGCTCAGGTCGAGCTGCGACATGCTGTTGCTGGGCGAGGTCAGCGCGATCAGCATCAGGAAGCCGGTATTGGCCTGGTTGACCTGCACACCCTGCTGGCGAACGTCCTCAGGCAGGCGCGGCTCCACGCGGCTGAGCCGGTTCTGCACCTCCATCTGCGCCACATCGATGTCGGTGCCCGAGCGGAACGTGACGGTGATCGAGGCCGAGCCATCCGACTGGCTGGTCGAGGACATGTAGAGGAAGCCCGCGACGCCATTCAGCTCCTGCTCGATCACCGACGTGACGTTGGTCTCCAGCGTCGCGGCATCGGCGCCGGGATAGCTGGTCGAGATCGTCAGCGAGGGCGGAGCGATCGAGGGGTATTGCTCGATCGGCAGCGACCTGAGCGTCAGCACCCCCGCCAGCAAAATGGTAAAGGCGATGACCCAGGCGAAGATCGGCCGGTCGACGAAAAAGCGGGGCATGCGTCAGTCCGGTTTCTTGGCTGCGGGCACGGGCGGAATGCCCGCTTCACCCTCGATGCGGACCGGCGCGCCGACGCGCGCATGCTGCAGGCCGTCGGTGACCACGCGGTCGCCCGCCTTCAGGCCGGACTCGATCAGCCACAACGTCCCATGCAGGATCCCCAGCTTTACCGGCCGGCTCTCCAGCACATTGTCCTTGCCGACGACCAGCACGGTCGCGCCTTCCGGCTTCACCTGTACGGCCCGCTGCGGCACGACGATGCCGTTCTCGATTGCGCTGCCCTCGACCCGCGCGCGCACGAACTGTCCGGGCAGCAACAGCCGCCGCGAATTATCGAACTCAGCCCGCACCGATATCGACCCGGTCGACGAATTGACCGCCATGTCCAGGAAGTTCAGGTGGCCTTCCTTCTCGTAGATGCTGCCATCCTCCAGCGTGAGGATCACTCTGACGCGGTCGAGCGGCACGGACTTCACCTTGCCTTCCTCGATGTCGCGGCGCAGCTTCAGCAGCTCGCTCGAGGACTGGGTGAAATTTACATAGATCGGATCAAGCTGCTCGATGGTGGTGAGCAGGGTCGCCTCCGAACTTTTCACCAGCGCACCCTCGGTCACCTGGGCGCGGCCGGCGCGGCCAGCGACCGGCGCGGTAACGATCGTGTAATCCAGATCGAGCGCCGCACGCTCCACCTGTGCCTGGGTCGAGATCACGTCCGCCTCGGCCTGGGCCGCGGCTGCCACCGCCGCATCGAATTCCTGCTGGCTGATCGCCTGTTTGCTGACCAGCGGCTCATAGCGTTCCGCGACTTGCCTGGCGTTGCGCGCCGTTGCCTGGGCACGGCTCAGGGCGGCAGTCGCCTGGTCGTAATCGGCCTGCTTCTCGCGCGGATCGATCCGGAACAGCGGCGCGTCCGCCTTGACGTCGGTGCCTTCCTGGTAGAGCCGGCGCTCGATGATGCCGTCGACACGCGCCCGAACTTCGGCCGTACGGATCGCCTGGACCCGGCCAGGCAGTTCCACGACCCGTGGCACTTCCACCAGCTCGACCGTGTAGATCTTGACCTCGGGCGGCGGCGGTGCCTGGGGGCCGCTATCGCCGCACGCCGCAAGCGCTGCGGCGCACACCAACATCGGCGCGATGCGGATTCTGACTGCCTGACTGAACACACGACTCTCCCGCAACATTTGAACGCCGACTGCAGGCGCGCCATCCGTAACTGGCTCGGGCGGCGGGCGCGTCAACGATCTTGTTGTCTCTGATTTTGTTTGAACGGCGAAATGAACCAATTGTTTCTTCGCAGGTGCAATATGTGTAATGTCCGTTACACTTGAAGTCAATCCAAGCCGCCGGACCGTTTGCGACGGGACAGCCATGACGAAACACGAGGACTCGACGACCAGCGACCCACGCCGCGAGCGGCGGCGCGGCGCCATGCTCGACGCCGCGCGCGCGCTTTTCCTCGAACATGGATACGACGCGATAAGCCTTTCGGATGTGGTCGGCCGATCCGGCGGGTCGCTCAGTACGCTCTATGCGCTGTTCGGCAACAAACGAGGCCTGCTCAAGGCGGTAATGCAATCCCAGTTCGAACGCGACATGCGCGAACTCGATGGCATCATCAATCGCGACAGCGCGCCGGAAACCATGCTGCTCGATATCGCCCAGGGCACGCAGGACTATCTGGCCGCCCCCGAGATGAACCGCTTCATGCGCTTCGTCATCGGTCAAAGCCTCCGGTCACCCGAGTTCGGTCAGAAATTCTTCGAGCAAGTTCACCTGCGGTTTATCGAGCGCTATGTGGCGCTGTTTGCCCGCTGGCACAGCGAAGGCCTGCTCAATATTCCGGATCCCCGGCTCGCGGCCCGCCAGTTCATCAGCCTGGTCCTGCACGACCTGCACGTCCGCGCGATCTACACCGGTGGCTGCGGCGCCGCCACCAGCAAGCATGAGGCCGAACAGGCTGTCGCCCTTTTTCTGGCCTATTACCGTCGCTGAGAATGGCCCAGACGCGAAGCGGGCGGCCGGGTCCTATTTGCTGATGTATTTGTCGAGCGTGTCGTGGAATGCGCGGATGCGGGATTCCTGATAGATCGACAAGGTCTCGGCGCCCTTCTCGCTTGCCAGCATGCCTTCATGCTGGGCCCGGAGATTGCCGGTATCCTGATCGAACGTGATCTGCGACAGCGGGAACGCCGCCAGTTCCTTCACGTCCACATAGTTCATGTCTTCCGGAATCTTCACCATCTGGGCCGGATCGGGGCGCACCTGGTCCTTGGGCACGGGGCGCATCATCAGCACCTCGAAGGTGCAGCGGTTCGGATCGTTCTTGATCGGCTTGATCCTGTGGATCGAACGCAGCGCCATCCCGGTATAGAGGAAGATGTTCGGGAACAGGTTGTACTTGATGGAATCGATCATCTCGGCGTCGCTATAGCTCGACGTATCCATGCCATACTGGTCCAGCATCGCCTTGCGGACCTGTTTGGACATGGCGTTGCGGGCGCTCTGGCCTTCTTCCAGCGTCACCGACTTGCCGTCGGGTGACCGGCCTCCCAGCAATACGCGGTCAATGCGCTCCTGTTCGCTGATCCTGTGCTTCGCGGCCGGGCTTGCTACCGCGAGCGCGCACAGGTCGCGCGTGACGTGGTCGTCGAACACGTCGTGCTGCATGTTCCAATCGCCCACAACCTGGGTCAGTTCCGGATGCACCACCGGCGTGTGATAGGCCTCCATGAAGGCCTCCTGCGCCGTTTTCCAGTTGCAGTTCAGTTCCTTCTCGAGATGCATGAACAGGTACCAATCGGTCCACGGCCAGTCCTTGAAGTGCTCCGGCAGCACGCCCAGATATTCGAGCAGCGACGGCGCCTCCTTGTCCATATTGATGAACACCAGACCGTTCCAAGCGTCCACCTGCACCTCGGGCAGCCGGTTCTTCTCATAGTCAAGGTGCGGGAATTCCCAGGCGCACGGCACGTCGTTCAGGGTGCCGTCCAGGTTCCAGGTCCAGCCGTGATAGGGGCACTGGATATTGGCCGACCAGCCGCTGCTCTCCGATGGCTTCAGCTTGGTGCCGCGGTGCAGGCAGGAATTGTGATAGGCCTTCAGCGCGCCGTCGTCGGCGCGCACCACGACAATGGAGTGATGTCCGAGGTCGTAGACCAGATAGTCGCCGGGCTCGGCGACCTGGTCCTCGCGGCAGACATACTGCCAGACCTTCTCCCACATCTTCTTCATCTCGAGATTGAAGAAGTCCTGGCTGACATATTTCGAAAAGGGGATGTCGTCGCGGCTTTGCGCCGGATTGGACTGGGCGGCCAGCACGTCTTTGATGATGCCGCCGTCCGAGCGCATGATTTCCTGGAAGGTGGGCGCCCCCGGGCAACGCGGGACTTCGTTTTTCACCTGGACGTTCATGCACCCATCTCCCCATGGCTGAAAGCGAACGGGCCGGACGAGTCCGGTCCCGAACAGGCTCAAGGTATCATTGCGCCGGATTACCGACAAGCACGAAAATATATCGTGATATATTTAATCTGCCGCCGCCATCACCGGTGCCGGGGCGTCTTCCACCTGCGGCTTGCGCGGAATCCACAACATGACCATCAGCGCCAGACTGGCCCAGCCCGAGAACCACGCCAGGTCCGTCGTGGACAGCAGATAGGCCTGCGACACCATCTCGCGCACCAGAACGCCGAGCGCCTGTGTTTCCGTCAATCCCAGCTCCTGCAGCACGGCCATTGAATGGCGCAACACCGGATCATAGGCGCTGGACGCCTCGGCCAGCCGGCTCTGATGCAGGATCTCGCGCCGGTCCCAGAAGGTCACGGCAATGGACGCGGCGATGCCGCCGCCGGTGATGCGGGCAAAGTTCATGATGCCCGAGCCGGACGGTATCTTCTCCGGCGGCAGGCCCTGCACGGTAATCGAGACGATCGAGATCATGAAGGTGCTGAGCGCCACGCCCTGCACCAGGAGCGGCATGGCAAAGTCGAAGAAGCTGGCGTCCGTCGTGTAGTTGGCACGCATGAAGAACGAGATGGCGAACATGAGGAATGCGAATGACGCGCCCCAGCGCATGTCCGTGCCGGCCATCAGCCGGCTGGCCAATGGCGAAAGGATCAGCGCCACCAGTCCGCTGGGCGCGGCGATCAGGCCGGCCCAGGTCGCGGTGTAATTTTCCTGCGTCTGCAGCCACAGCGGCAGGATCACCAGATTCGAGAAGAACAGCATGTAGCCCAGGCAGAACGCCGCCGTTCCCACCGAGAAGCTGCTGATCCTGAACAGATGCAGGTCGACGATGGGATGCTTGTCAGTCCATTCCCACACGAGCCACGCGGCGAAACCCACTGCCGACACCGCGGCAAGGACCACGATCCTGGACGACGAGAACCAGTCGTCATTCTTGCCGGTATCCAGCATGATCTGCAGGCAGCCCACCCAGACGATCAGCAGCACCAGCCCGATCACGTCGATCGGCAGCTTGCGGATCGGCGTCTTGAAGTCCCTCAGATTGCGCCAGACGATGAAGACGCTCAGCAGTCCAACAGGAATGTTGATCAGGAAAATCCACGACCAGTGATAATTGTCTGAAATCAGGCCGCCAAGGATCGGACCGCAGATCGGCGCGATCAGGGTCGTCATCGACCAGATCACCAGCGCGGTGCCGCGCCGGTGTACCGGAAAGATCATCAGCAGCAGTGCCTGGGATCCCGGCACCAGCGGCCCCGAGACCGCTCCCTGGATCACCCGAAACACCACCAGCCCGCTCAGGTTCCACGCCAGGCCGCACAGCAGCGAGGCCAGCGTGAACAGCAGGATCGAGATGGAGAACACCTTTACGGCGCCATAGCGGCCCATCAGCCATCCGGTGAGCGGCAGTGCAATTCCGCTGGCGATGGCGAAGGAGGTCAGAATCCAGGTGCCCTGGTCGGCGCTCGCGCCGAGATCTCCGGCAATGGTCGGGATCGATACGTTGGCGATGGTGATGTCGAGCACCTGCATGAAGGTGCCCATGGCCAGCGCGATCGACGTGACCGCAAGCTTGCCGCCGCTAAGCGCCTTTGGCTGACCGGGCGGCTCTGAGCTCACGGCTTCTTCCCGTTTCCTCCGGCATTCGCCGCGATGGTTTCAGCGATCATCGCCTCGACATCCAGGCCCACCGCATCGACCGGCTTGGTCGGAATGGGCGTATGCCGGACCTCCGCCGCGATCATCGGTCCGGAGGTATCCTTGATGTCCACTGTCGCCTGCATTGACAGGCCGATGCGCAGCGGATGCTTTTTCACTTCCTCGGGATCAAGCAGAATGCGCACCGGTACCCGCTGGACGATCTTGATCCAGTTGCCCGACGCGTTCTGCGGCGGCAAGAGTGCGAAGGCACTGCCGCTACCGGCCGAGAAGCCAGCCACGGTGCCGTGATAGGTCACGTCGCCGCCATAGATGTCGGCCTCGAGCTCAACCTTCTGCCCCACGCGCATATCGGTGAGCTGAACTTCCTTGAAGTTGGCCTCGACCCACACCTCGGAAAGCGGCACCACCGCCATCAGCGCATCGCCCTGCCTGACATGCTGGCCGATCTGCACCGTGCGTTGGGCAATCGTGCCGTCCACCGGCGCGATGATGCGCATGTGCGACACGAAGAGCGCCGCCTGCCGCACCTTGCCCGCTGCCGCCAGCACCATCGGATTGTCGGCCACGCCGGTGCTGCCGAGCATGGCCAGTGTGGAGTTCAGCTGCTCGCGCGCCACCGATACCTGTGCGCGCAATTCGGCCGCCTCGTCGCGTGAATTCTCGATGTCCTCGCGCGCCACCGCGCCATCGGCGCCCAGATCGGCCCGGCGCTTGTAGCTGGCCTCGGCCCGCTGCGCCTCGGCCTCGCGCTGCCGGATCAGGGCCCGCAATTCTTCGGCGCGGGAGAACAGAGCCCGCACGTCGCGCACCGTCCGCGCCAGTTCCGCCCGCGCATTCGCCATTCCGATATCGGCCCGCGCCGGATCCAGATCGACGAGAAGCTGGCCGCGCGTTACCGTCTGGGTACTGTCCGCGTGGATTGCCAGCACTGTCGCATTCTCGAGCGACGTGACGGACACCACATCGCCGGTCACATAGGCATCGTCCGTGCTCTCGTAATGCGACAGATAGAGCAGCCAGTAGACGCCATAGGCGATCAGGCCGAGAACGACAACCAGGGCGATCGCCGACAGCCCGCGGCGGCGGTTGGTTTCAGGGGAAGCCATGTCGTCACTCCCTCGCGGCGGGCTGGTTCAACCCAGCCGCTAGCGTTTCCGATTCTGCGGGCGGCGCGAAGTCTCCCCCCACCGCGACGAGCAGCTTGACCCGTTCCAAGGCTTGCTGCGCGGTCAGCACGGCCAGTTGCCGCCGCGCGTCGAGCAGCTGCGTTTCGGCGGTCAATACCGCCAGATAGGTCGACAATCCGCCGCCATAGCGCCGCTCGGCCAGCGCAAACGCCTGTTCGGCCGCCTCCAGCGCCTTCGCCTGATCAACCAGTTCAAGCCGCAGGGAGTGAATGCCCGACAGCCTGTCGGCCACCTGCTGTACCGCGGCGACCACTGCGCCGTTATAGCCGGCGATGGCGATGTCGATTTCGGCCGTGGCGCCCTCGTAATTGGGCTTGAGCCGGGCGTCGAACAGCGGCAGGTGCACCGCGGGGCCTGCGCCGTAGACACCGGCGCCGCCGCTCAGGAGGTGACTGAGTCCGATCGCCTGAAAGCCCGCGAAGGCCACCAGATTGACGTTGGGATAGAACGCCGCCTTGGCCGCCTTCTGCCCGGACATGGCCGCGCCGACCCGAAGTCTGGCAGCCAGGATATCGGGACGGCGCGCCAGCAGATCGGCTGGAAGCGTCTCCGGCAACGGCAGCACGGCCTGCGGGTTCAGGGTCGGCCTGACGATATCGGCATAGACGCCGGCGCCCTGGCCGGTCAGTGCCGCGATCGCGTGTACCGTGTTGTCGCGCTCATTGATCGCTTGCTGCCGGGCGACCCGCGCCACGGCGAGTTGGCCTTCCGCCTGCTTTTCCTCGATGCGGCTGTCGAGACCGGCAACCACTCTCCGCTGGGCCAGATCCAGCAGCCGGGCGCGCTGCGCCACCGCGCGCTCGGCGATGTCGAGCAGCGCATAGGCTCGGTCAAGCCCGATATAGGCCTCGGCCAGCGTGCCCGTCAGCGCCAGTTGCGCGGCCGCCGCATCCAGCTCCACCGCCGCGGCGCCGGCCCGCGATTGATCGATGAGGGCCTTCTGGCGGCCCCAGAAGTCCACATCCCAGGACAGGTTGCTCTGCACCGAGCCAAGCCAGTAGTGGCCGCCGCCATAGGGCGGTGGGTAGATGAATCGTTCGCTGAACCGCTGGAACTGCTCGTCACCGTCGAGTGTCACCCGGGGCAGCGCGTCGCCCCGCGTCGCCGCCGCCGATGCCTGCGCCGCCCGCACCCGCGCCAGCGCCTCGGCAAGCCGCGGATTACCCGAAAGCGCCTTCACGACCAGCGCCTCGAACTGCGGATCGGCCCAGTCGCGCCACCAGGCCTTGCTGGCGACCGGCGCGGCCGCGTCGTCAAGGCCGAGTTCTGCATCCTGCAGCATCTGCAGCTTGGGCTGGGTCGTCGGCACGCAACCGGCGAGAACGCAGGAAACAGCGGCGATCAAGACAAATCCGCGTTTCATGGCGCGCTGCCCCTGTCGCCGTCCTGCAGCTTGTCGATGATCCGCTTGAGCATGCCGACCAGCATCTCGATTTCCTCTGAACTGAAATCCGAGAGGATCGCGTTGATGTGATCGACGACCAGCGGGATCGAC
Coding sequences:
- a CDS encoding efflux RND transporter periplasmic adaptor subunit gives rise to the protein MFSQAVRIRIAPMLVCAAALAACGDSGPQAPPPPEVKIYTVELVEVPRVVELPGRVQAIRTAEVRARVDGIIERRLYQEGTDVKADAPLFRIDPREKQADYDQATAALSRAQATARNARQVAERYEPLVSKQAISQQEFDAAVAAAAQAEADVISTQAQVERAALDLDYTIVTAPVAGRAGRAQVTEGALVKSSEATLLTTIEQLDPIYVNFTQSSSELLKLRRDIEEGKVKSVPLDRVRVILTLEDGSIYEKEGHLNFLDMAVNSSTGSISVRAEFDNSRRLLLPGQFVRARVEGSAIENGIVVPQRAVQVKPEGATVLVVGKDNVLESRPVKLGILHGTLWLIESGLKAGDRVVTDGLQHARVGAPVRIEGEAGIPPVPAAKKPD
- a CDS encoding TetR/AcrR family transcriptional regulator, which produces MLDAARALFLEHGYDAISLSDVVGRSGGSLSTLYALFGNKRGLLKAVMQSQFERDMRELDGIINRDSAPETMLLDIAQGTQDYLAAPEMNRFMRFVIGQSLRSPEFGQKFFEQVHLRFIERYVALFARWHSEGLLNIPDPRLAARQFISLVLHDLHVRAIYTGGCGAATSKHEAEQAVALFLAYYRR
- a CDS encoding efflux transporter outer membrane subunit, which encodes MKRGFVLIAAVSCVLAGCVPTTQPKLQMLQDAELGLDDAAAPVASKAWWRDWADPQFEALVVKALSGNPRLAEALARVRAAQASAAATRGDALPRVTLDGDEQFQRFSERFIYPPPYGGGHYWLGSVQSNLSWDVDFWGRQKALIDQSRAGAAAVELDAAAAQLALTGTLAEAYIGLDRAYALLDIAERAVAQRARLLDLAQRRVVAGLDSRIEEKQAEGQLAVARVARQQAINERDNTVHAIAALTGQGAGVYADIVRPTLNPQAVLPLPETLPADLLARRPDILAARLRVGAAMSGQKAAKAAFYPNVNLVAFAGFQAIGLSHLLSGGAGVYGAGPAVHLPLFDARLKPNYEGATAEIDIAIAGYNGAVVAAVQQVADRLSGIHSLRLELVDQAKALEAAEQAFALAERRYGGGLSTYLAVLTAETQLLDARRQLAVLTAQQALERVKLLVAVGGDFAPPAESETLAAGLNQPAARE
- a CDS encoding DHA2 family efflux MFS transporter permease subunit — translated: MSSEPPGQPKALSGGKLAVTSIALAMGTFMQVLDITIANVSIPTIAGDLGASADQGTWILTSFAIASGIALPLTGWLMGRYGAVKVFSISILLFTLASLLCGLAWNLSGLVVFRVIQGAVSGPLVPGSQALLLMIFPVHRRGTALVIWSMTTLIAPICGPILGGLISDNYHWSWIFLINIPVGLLSVFIVWRNLRDFKTPIRKLPIDVIGLVLLIVWVGCLQIMLDTGKNDDWFSSSRIVVLAAVSAVGFAAWLVWEWTDKHPIVDLHLFRISSFSVGTAAFCLGYMLFFSNLVILPLWLQTQENYTATWAGLIAAPSGLVALILSPLASRLMAGTDMRWGASFAFLMFAISFFMRANYTTDASFFDFAMPLLVQGVALSTFMISIVSITVQGLPPEKIPSGSGIMNFARITGGGIAASIAVTFWDRREILHQSRLAEASSAYDPVLRHSMAVLQELGLTETQALGVLVREMVSQAYLLSTTDLAWFSGWASLALMVMLWIPRKPQVEDAPAPVMAAAD
- a CDS encoding aromatic ring-hydroxylating dioxygenase subunit alpha; protein product: MNVQVKNEVPRCPGAPTFQEIMRSDGGIIKDVLAAQSNPAQSRDDIPFSKYVSQDFFNLEMKKMWEKVWQYVCREDQVAEPGDYLVYDLGHHSIVVVRADDGALKAYHNSCLHRGTKLKPSESSGWSANIQCPYHGWTWNLDGTLNDVPCAWEFPHLDYEKNRLPEVQVDAWNGLVFINMDKEAPSLLEYLGVLPEHFKDWPWTDWYLFMHLEKELNCNWKTAQEAFMEAYHTPVVHPELTQVVGDWNMQHDVFDDHVTRDLCALAVASPAAKHRISEQERIDRVLLGGRSPDGKSVTLEEGQSARNAMSKQVRKAMLDQYGMDTSSYSDAEMIDSIKYNLFPNIFLYTGMALRSIHRIKPIKNDPNRCTFEVLMMRPVPKDQVRPDPAQMVKIPEDMNYVDVKELAAFPLSQITFDQDTGNLRAQHEGMLASEKGAETLSIYQESRIRAFHDTLDKYISK
- a CDS encoding HlyD family efflux transporter periplasmic adaptor subunit encodes the protein MASPETNRRRGLSAIALVVVLGLIAYGVYWLLYLSHYESTDDAYVTGDVVSVTSLENATVLAIHADSTQTVTRGQLLVDLDPARADIGMANARAELARTVRDVRALFSRAEELRALIRQREAEAQRAEASYKRRADLGADGAVAREDIENSRDEAAELRAQVSVAREQLNSTLAMLGSTGVADNPMVLAAAGKVRQAALFVSHMRIIAPVDGTIAQRTVQIGQHVRQGDALMAVVPLSEVWVEANFKEVQLTDMRVGQKVELEADIYGGDVTYHGTVAGFSAGSGSAFALLPPQNASGNWIKIVQRVPVRILLDPEEVKKHPLRIGLSMQATVDIKDTSGPMIAAEVRHTPIPTKPVDAVGLDVEAMIAETIAANAGGNGKKP